Proteins encoded within one genomic window of Haematospirillum jordaniae:
- a CDS encoding cell division protein FtsQ/DivIB, whose protein sequence is MTMAVPFLVSLPGTRARKLLAAGTMTTALVIAAWMSGAMAWTQNILRDATLDGLMDISADAGIKLRQITVTGRGRTDPDDLLGAVDLPRGAPLLELDPSTVRTRLEQLPWVRLATVERHLPDELHITLVEKTPIALWQNGSDFRMVDADGSVIGPMLPEYSHLPLIAGRGAPDAVSDLLTLLSAEPDIMQRVRAAVRVGSRRWDLWIDAVGEGGTEVKLPEFDTNAALSRLAAMDREQKLLERGLEMIDLRVLDRMIVRAAPTMQTRSTPAGKGRTQPPTLPAAGPARNA, encoded by the coding sequence ATGACCATGGCCGTCCCCTTTCTGGTCTCCCTACCCGGTACCCGGGCCCGAAAGTTGCTGGCAGCAGGTACAATGACCACGGCCTTGGTCATCGCGGCTTGGATGTCCGGTGCCATGGCATGGACGCAAAACATATTGCGTGATGCAACGCTGGACGGCCTGATGGATATCAGCGCAGATGCCGGCATAAAGCTGCGCCAGATTACCGTAACCGGACGGGGGCGCACAGACCCGGATGACCTGCTCGGTGCCGTGGACCTGCCGCGGGGCGCCCCACTTCTGGAACTGGACCCATCAACCGTACGGACACGACTGGAACAGTTGCCATGGGTTCGGTTGGCAACGGTGGAACGGCACTTGCCTGATGAGCTCCACATCACATTGGTGGAAAAAACACCCATTGCGCTGTGGCAGAACGGAAGTGATTTCCGGATGGTCGATGCGGACGGCAGCGTCATCGGCCCCATGTTGCCGGAATACAGCCACCTGCCCCTGATTGCCGGTCGGGGTGCACCCGATGCTGTCAGCGACCTGTTGACCCTGTTGTCCGCAGAACCCGATATCATGCAGCGTGTTCGGGCAGCGGTCCGGGTTGGATCCCGGCGCTGGGACTTGTGGATTGATGCTGTCGGCGAGGGAGGCACAGAAGTCAAGCTGCCTGAATTTGATACCAACGCAGCCTTGTCACGACTGGCAGCGATGGACCGTGAGCAGAAACTTCTGGAACGTGGGTTGGAAATGATCGATCTGCGTGTCTTGGACCGTATGATCGTACGTGCAGCACCGACAATGCAAACACGCAGCACGCCTGCGGGCAAGGGGCGCACCCAGCCCCCTACACTGCCTGCAGCCGGTCCGGCACGGAATGCCTGA
- the ftsA gene encoding cell division protein FtsA: protein MARNRQRNDPVTALDVGTTKVACFVATADENGDLRVLGVGHHRSRGMRNGQVADMAQLEESVRAAVDAAEQTAGVRVGDICINVTGGGLHCRNVDAEVSVAGHAIRDNDVRRILEQGHQFLLAEGGDRELIHCIPTGYTIDGTDGIVDPRGMYGDRLGVRIHMVAAGGGALRNLANVIDRCHLRIESRTASAHASAVACTVDDEKEMGVTVIDMGGGTTSISVFLDGHPIFADVVPVGGNHVTNDIARGLSTPAGMAERLKTVWGTVHSAPADARELLKVPQVGEDEDAGAQEIPRSELVRIIRPRIEETFELVRARLSTAGMLHAAGRRVVLTGGASQLQGLREMAELVLDKQVRLGRPRRIRGVPENALGPAFSACAGLLRYAIRDQAFRTTPADADMAGLVERNARPSRGIGRVLGWLKENI from the coding sequence ATGGCAAGAAACCGCCAACGTAATGATCCTGTTACTGCTCTTGACGTGGGCACGACAAAAGTTGCCTGCTTTGTTGCAACAGCGGATGAAAATGGTGACCTGCGGGTGCTGGGCGTGGGGCATCACCGGTCACGCGGCATGCGCAACGGACAGGTTGCAGATATGGCCCAGCTGGAAGAGTCTGTCCGCGCCGCGGTTGATGCCGCCGAACAAACAGCCGGTGTCCGCGTGGGGGATATTTGCATCAACGTCACCGGTGGCGGCCTGCACTGCCGTAACGTGGATGCAGAGGTCTCTGTTGCCGGTCACGCCATCCGCGACAACGATGTACGCCGCATCCTGGAACAGGGGCACCAGTTCCTTCTGGCCGAAGGTGGCGACCGGGAGCTGATCCACTGCATCCCGACGGGTTACACGATTGACGGAACCGACGGTATTGTTGATCCGCGCGGCATGTATGGCGATCGCTTGGGCGTGCGCATTCACATGGTTGCTGCAGGCGGCGGTGCTCTGCGTAACCTGGCCAATGTCATCGATCGTTGTCATCTGCGCATTGAAAGCCGCACGGCAAGTGCCCATGCTTCTGCTGTGGCCTGCACCGTGGATGACGAAAAAGAGATGGGCGTGACCGTCATCGACATGGGCGGCGGGACAACAAGCATCTCTGTATTTCTGGATGGACACCCTATCTTTGCCGATGTCGTACCGGTTGGCGGGAATCATGTCACCAATGACATCGCCCGTGGACTGTCAACACCGGCCGGAATGGCAGAGCGCCTGAAAACCGTCTGGGGCACGGTTCACAGCGCACCGGCCGATGCACGGGAACTGCTGAAGGTTCCTCAAGTCGGCGAAGACGAAGACGCAGGCGCCCAAGAGATTCCGCGCTCGGAACTGGTCCGCATTATCAGACCCCGGATAGAGGAAACATTTGAACTGGTCCGCGCACGGCTGTCCACGGCAGGAATGCTGCATGCCGCAGGTCGACGGGTCGTGCTGACAGGTGGCGCAAGCCAGTTGCAGGGACTGCGTGAAATGGCCGAGCTGGTGCTTGACAAACAGGTGCGTCTTGGACGGCCGCGACGGATCCGCGGGGTCCCCGAGAACGCTCTTGGTCCCGCATTTTCCGCCTGTGCCGGACTGCTGCGTTACGCCATACGCGACCAAGCATTCCGGACCACCCCCGCCGACGCAGACATGGCCGGATTGGTCGAAAGAAACGCGCGCCCCAGTCGCGGGATCGGTCGTGTTTTGGGATGGCTGAAAGAAAATATTTAG
- the murC gene encoding UDP-N-acetylmuramate--L-alanine ligase produces MRAIPLDIGPLHFTGIGGIGMSGIAEIMHNLGYAVQGSDVAENANVQRLRAMNIPISIGHDAANLGDAKVVVVSSAIQPANPEIEAARARHLPIVRRAEMLAELMRLKWAIAVGGTHGKTTTTSLIAALLDTAAMDPTVINGGIINVWGTNARLGTGDWMVVEADESDGTFTKLPATICVVTNIDPEHMDHYGRFERLQDAFHTFVTNIPFYGFAALCIDHPEVQTLIARVADRRIVTYGFSPQAEIQGINVEGSVNGARFDAVVRNGDPQASRTIENIRLPMFGDHNVQNALATVAVGVRMGLTDDVIRRALAAFGGVKRRFTRTGESDGVTVIDDYGHHPVEISAVLKAARQATRGRVIAVVQPHRYSRLRDLFEGFCTCFNEAEEVIVADVYAAGEAPIEGFDRMALVNGLRDHGHRSVHTLEGPEHLASLVKSLTAPGDLVVCLGAGNITAWAQTLPRDLDALSTSAGKVTA; encoded by the coding sequence ATGCGTGCGATTCCCCTTGATATTGGCCCCCTACACTTCACCGGCATCGGCGGCATCGGTATGTCCGGTATTGCCGAGATCATGCATAATCTGGGATACGCTGTTCAGGGATCGGATGTTGCCGAGAATGCAAACGTCCAAAGACTACGGGCGATGAATATCCCGATTTCCATCGGTCACGATGCTGCAAACTTGGGCGACGCAAAGGTTGTTGTTGTATCTTCGGCGATCCAGCCTGCCAATCCGGAAATCGAAGCCGCCCGCGCACGCCATCTTCCAATCGTACGCCGCGCTGAAATGCTGGCCGAACTGATGCGCCTGAAGTGGGCCATTGCTGTTGGCGGCACACACGGCAAAACCACAACCACCAGCCTGATTGCCGCCTTGCTGGACACAGCCGCCATGGATCCAACCGTGATCAATGGCGGTATTATCAATGTCTGGGGCACGAATGCCCGCTTGGGCACAGGTGACTGGATGGTTGTAGAGGCTGATGAGTCTGACGGCACTTTTACCAAGCTGCCAGCCACGATTTGCGTGGTGACCAACATCGACCCTGAGCATATGGACCACTATGGCCGCTTCGAACGGCTTCAGGACGCGTTCCACACCTTTGTCACCAATATCCCGTTTTATGGCTTTGCCGCCCTGTGCATTGATCATCCAGAGGTGCAGACCCTGATTGCCCGGGTGGCAGACCGGCGCATTGTAACCTATGGCTTCAGCCCACAGGCAGAGATACAGGGGATCAATGTTGAGGGTAGTGTCAACGGGGCCCGCTTTGATGCCGTGGTGCGAAATGGCGATCCGCAGGCATCCCGTACGATCGAAAATATCCGCCTTCCCATGTTCGGGGACCACAATGTGCAAAATGCCTTGGCAACCGTTGCGGTCGGGGTGCGCATGGGGCTGACGGATGACGTCATACGCCGGGCCTTGGCTGCATTCGGTGGCGTCAAACGCCGGTTCACGCGTACAGGCGAAAGTGACGGGGTCACAGTCATCGACGACTACGGACACCATCCAGTGGAAATTTCTGCCGTTCTGAAAGCCGCCCGCCAGGCAACACGTGGACGCGTGATTGCTGTGGTGCAACCACATCGCTATTCACGCCTGAGGGACTTGTTCGAAGGATTCTGCACCTGTTTCAATGAAGCAGAGGAAGTCATTGTTGCCGACGTCTATGCAGCCGGAGAGGCACCCATCGAAGGCTTTGACCGCATGGCCTTGGTCAACGGCCTGCGCGATCACGGACACCGCAGCGTCCATACCCTTGAGGGACCAGAACATCTGGCATCGCTGGTCAAGTCCCTGACCGCACCGGGCGATCTTGTTGTATGCCTTGGGGCCGGCAATATCACAGCATGGGCACAGACTTTGCCCCGTGACCTTGATGCCCTGTCAACTTCGGCCGGGAAAGTAACAGCCTGA
- the mraY gene encoding phospho-N-acetylmuramoyl-pentapeptide-transferase, whose amino-acid sequence MLYYLSQLSGDLSILNLFRYLTFRAGGAVLTALLVAFVFGPAIIRWLKHKQKQGQPIRELGPESHLLTKKGTPTMGGMMILLGCTVSTLLWADLANSYVWAVLLVTIGYGLVGMIDDLLKVTKRNTKGVPGKIKLVAQCAVGGVATWWIMSITDPSIASALTIPFFKNVLIQMGWFYLPFGMVVIVGSSNAVNLTDGLDGLATVPVMIAAGVFALIAYFVGSNLYATYLGIQHIPGSGELSVFLAALIGACLGFLWFNAPPAMVFMGDTGSLALGGALGSVAVVTRHEIVLALVGGLFVLETVSVIVQVVSFKLTGKRVFRMAPLHHHFEKKGWAEPTIVVRFWIIATILAILGLSTLKLR is encoded by the coding sequence ATGCTCTATTATCTATCCCAGCTGTCCGGCGATCTCAGCATCCTCAACCTGTTCCGGTATCTTACCTTCCGGGCCGGGGGTGCTGTGTTGACAGCCCTGCTGGTGGCCTTTGTCTTCGGGCCGGCTATCATCCGCTGGCTGAAGCACAAACAGAAGCAAGGACAACCGATCAGGGAGCTGGGACCGGAAAGTCATCTGCTGACCAAAAAAGGAACGCCGACCATGGGCGGGATGATGATCCTGCTGGGATGCACGGTCTCTACCCTGCTATGGGCGGATCTGGCCAATTCCTATGTCTGGGCTGTCCTGCTGGTCACCATCGGCTATGGCTTGGTTGGCATGATCGACGACCTTCTGAAAGTCACCAAGCGAAATACAAAAGGCGTTCCGGGCAAGATAAAGCTGGTCGCACAGTGTGCTGTCGGCGGGGTAGCCACATGGTGGATCATGTCGATCACAGATCCATCCATTGCATCGGCGCTGACCATTCCGTTCTTCAAGAACGTGCTGATCCAGATGGGCTGGTTCTATCTTCCTTTCGGCATGGTTGTCATTGTCGGCTCGTCAAATGCCGTTAACCTGACCGACGGGCTGGATGGGCTGGCAACGGTCCCGGTCATGATAGCCGCCGGTGTCTTTGCGCTGATCGCCTATTTCGTGGGATCAAACCTGTACGCAACCTATCTGGGGATCCAGCACATTCCCGGATCAGGCGAACTATCGGTCTTTCTGGCCGCCCTTATCGGTGCGTGCCTGGGGTTCCTGTGGTTCAATGCACCGCCCGCAATGGTTTTCATGGGTGATACCGGGTCCCTAGCCCTTGGTGGCGCACTTGGCAGCGTGGCCGTTGTGACCCGCCATGAGATTGTCCTCGCCCTGGTGGGGGGGCTGTTTGTGCTGGAAACCGTTTCTGTCATTGTCCAGGTTGTCAGCTTCAAGCTGACAGGAAAGCGGGTCTTCCGGATGGCTCCCTTGCACCATCACTTCGAGAAAAAAGGCTGGGCCGAGCCAACCATCGTGGTCCGGTTCTGGATTATTGCCACTATTCTGGCCATTCTGGGCCTGTCTACCCTCAAACTGAGATAA
- the murB gene encoding UDP-N-acetylmuramate dehydrogenase — MTRTAGTHLLERLRPLMDGVRGQLRADYDLSRVTWFQVGGLADIVFKPEDDADLAHFLSVLPDDIPVTVIGVGSNLLVRDGGIPGVTIRLGRGFSAVVSSEEHILQAGAAAMDIHVARFAAAQGLSGLEFLSGIPGTLGGALRMNAGAYGCEIADILLSATAIDRSGRSHTLDREAMGLSYRHCAVPDTWIFTHATLRGIAGSSQAIQSRMDEIAQSREDTQPVRTRTGGSTFANPDGHKAWELIDRAGCRGLRHGGAQVSEKHCNFLINTGSATARDLEELGDIVRHKVWIQFGVELRWEIRRIGVEKRTPAGDRS; from the coding sequence ATGACCCGAACAGCCGGAACACATCTGCTGGAGCGCCTGCGCCCCCTGATGGACGGGGTTCGCGGACAGCTTCGTGCCGATTACGATCTGTCGCGGGTTACATGGTTCCAGGTTGGTGGCTTGGCCGATATTGTTTTCAAGCCTGAGGATGATGCGGATCTAGCGCATTTCCTGTCCGTGCTGCCAGACGATATTCCCGTCACCGTTATCGGTGTCGGCTCCAATCTTCTTGTACGGGATGGTGGCATTCCGGGGGTCACCATCCGGTTGGGACGGGGATTTTCCGCTGTCGTATCCAGCGAAGAGCACATCCTGCAGGCCGGTGCAGCCGCCATGGATATTCATGTTGCCCGCTTTGCAGCAGCACAGGGTTTGTCTGGTCTGGAATTCCTGAGTGGCATCCCCGGAACCCTTGGCGGTGCCCTGCGCATGAATGCCGGGGCCTATGGATGTGAAATAGCCGATATCCTGCTGTCCGCCACCGCCATCGACCGCAGCGGGCGCTCTCATACCCTAGACCGGGAGGCCATGGGACTGTCCTATCGCCACTGCGCGGTTCCAGATACCTGGATCTTTACCCATGCCACACTCCGGGGGATAGCGGGCTCCAGCCAGGCCATCCAGTCACGGATGGATGAGATCGCGCAATCCCGCGAAGACACACAGCCAGTCCGGACCCGAACCGGCGGCTCCACATTTGCCAACCCGGACGGCCACAAGGCGTGGGAGCTGATTGATCGCGCCGGATGCCGTGGCTTGCGCCATGGCGGGGCGCAGGTCTCGGAGAAACACTGCAATTTCCTGATCAATACCGGCAGTGCCACGGCACGTGATCTCGAAGAACTGGGGGACATTGTCCGGCATAAGGTCTGGATCCAGTTCGGTGTGGAACTGCGTTGGGAAATTCGTCGTATCGGGGTCGAAAAACGGACGCCTGCCGGAGACAGATCATGA
- the murG gene encoding undecaprenyldiphospho-muramoylpentapeptide beta-N-acetylglucosaminyltransferase, whose translation MNGQVTPRGRIVLAAGGTGGHVFPAEALAAELSKRGWSLSLITDQRGRAYGGTLGQVETFGVSSAQVLGQSPLARIAALAALLRGTWQARRILRQIRPKAIVGFGGYASVPAIAAGTLLGIPVLIHEQNAVLGRANRLFAKRVQAVATVYDAIRFLPPQVPAIRVGMPVRSGIHNIAGTPYIPPGPDGPVELLVLGGSQGARILTDVVPAALAALPDAIRTRVTISHQARPEDLERARHDYDRAGIAATVNAFFDDVPERLARAHLLIARAGASTVAEVTVAGRPSVLIPYGAAADDHQTANARAVEAAGGTMVISQDSFTPSTLTHTLVHLLSAPEHLVAMARHAGAWSIPDAAVRLGDAVENLACTPETA comes from the coding sequence ATGAATGGACAGGTGACACCCCGTGGGCGCATTGTGCTTGCGGCCGGGGGAACAGGCGGACACGTGTTCCCAGCCGAGGCGCTGGCTGCAGAACTGTCAAAGCGGGGTTGGTCCCTGAGCTTGATCACCGACCAACGCGGACGCGCCTATGGCGGAACTCTGGGGCAGGTCGAAACATTTGGGGTGTCATCGGCCCAGGTTCTGGGGCAAAGCCCCTTGGCCCGCATTGCCGCCCTTGCGGCTCTGCTGCGTGGAACCTGGCAAGCCCGGCGCATCCTGCGGCAAATACGCCCCAAGGCCATTGTCGGATTTGGCGGCTATGCATCGGTTCCGGCCATCGCTGCAGGCACACTGCTTGGTATCCCGGTCCTGATTCACGAGCAGAATGCCGTTCTGGGACGGGCCAATCGCCTTTTTGCAAAACGAGTTCAGGCTGTTGCCACTGTTTATGATGCGATCCGCTTCCTCCCGCCACAGGTTCCGGCGATCCGTGTTGGCATGCCGGTCCGGAGTGGCATACACAATATTGCAGGAACCCCCTACATACCACCGGGCCCCGATGGCCCCGTTGAACTTCTGGTCCTGGGCGGCAGCCAGGGAGCCCGCATCCTGACCGATGTTGTTCCCGCAGCCCTTGCCGCCTTGCCCGATGCCATACGCACACGCGTTACCATCAGCCATCAGGCAAGGCCTGAAGATCTGGAGCGTGCCCGCCATGACTATGACCGTGCCGGCATTGCGGCAACGGTCAACGCCTTCTTCGATGATGTGCCTGAACGTCTGGCACGCGCACACCTGCTGATCGCACGCGCCGGGGCCTCGACCGTTGCCGAGGTAACCGTCGCCGGCCGGCCTTCTGTTCTGATACCCTATGGCGCGGCCGCCGATGATCACCAAACGGCAAATGCACGGGCCGTGGAAGCTGCCGGTGGCACGATGGTCATATCCCAAGATTCCTTTACACCCTCGACCCTGACCCATACCCTTGTGCATCTTCTGTCCGCTCCCGAGCATCTGGTTGCCATGGCACGGCACGCCGGCGCGTGGTCCATACCGGATGCGGCTGTCCGCCTAGGCGATGCGGTCGAGAACCTTGCCTGTACCCCGGAGACTGCCTGA
- the murD gene encoding UDP-N-acetylmuramoyl-L-alanine--D-glutamate ligase: protein MHPALHYLKSRVAILGLGKSGLSAARALQAVGATVLAWDDNPESRNKAARMGISIAEPSEKNWVGLKSVIWSPGIPSTLPSPHPAALLARRMGIPLVCDVDLLCEAQTDAFVIAITGTNGKSTTTALIGHILEQAGLPVSVGGNIGVPAMELPDMDWRGTYVLELSSYQLELMPHLKANVAVWLNISPDHLDRHGNMDGYIRAKTRVFADQPAHATSIIGVDDPDSARMYETVSRHALHKVIPVRTGRAVTGGIFVADGILFDASEGTPVEICDLRPLKRLPGIHNGQNIACAFAAARARGIAVPVIIEALRTFPGLPHRLELIEDIEGVPFINDSKATNAEATARALACYDRVLWIAGGQAKEGGIQVLRPLFPRIRHAFLIGEAQDLFAQELGQDVPWTKCSDLQNAVERADEIADHGDVVLLSPACASFDQFRNFEHRGEVFRRIVQELAEEESEDVPEGEEAT from the coding sequence ATGCACCCAGCGCTGCATTACCTGAAAAGTCGCGTCGCCATCCTGGGACTGGGCAAGTCCGGGCTGTCAGCGGCGCGTGCTCTACAGGCTGTCGGAGCAACGGTGCTGGCGTGGGATGACAACCCCGAATCCCGCAACAAAGCCGCACGCATGGGGATTTCCATTGCCGAGCCATCAGAGAAAAACTGGGTTGGCCTGAAATCCGTTATCTGGAGTCCGGGTATCCCGAGTACCCTGCCCTCTCCCCACCCGGCGGCACTGCTGGCACGGCGGATGGGCATTCCCTTGGTGTGTGATGTTGATCTTTTGTGTGAAGCACAAACAGACGCCTTTGTCATTGCCATCACCGGTACAAACGGAAAATCCACAACCACAGCCCTGATTGGTCATATCTTGGAACAGGCTGGGCTTCCCGTTTCTGTTGGTGGCAACATCGGGGTTCCAGCGATGGAGCTACCAGACATGGACTGGCGGGGAACCTACGTCCTGGAACTGTCAAGCTATCAGCTGGAGCTGATGCCTCATCTGAAGGCAAACGTAGCCGTGTGGCTGAATATCAGCCCCGATCACCTAGATCGCCATGGCAACATGGATGGTTACATCCGCGCCAAGACAAGGGTCTTTGCTGATCAGCCCGCCCATGCCACCAGCATTATCGGCGTTGATGATCCCGACAGCGCCCGCATGTACGAAACAGTATCACGGCACGCCCTGCATAAGGTCATTCCCGTACGCACAGGACGGGCAGTCACCGGTGGTATCTTTGTTGCCGACGGCATCCTGTTCGATGCCAGCGAAGGCACGCCCGTTGAAATCTGTGACCTGCGTCCGCTGAAGCGCCTACCGGGGATCCACAACGGACAGAATATTGCCTGCGCTTTTGCCGCAGCCAGGGCACGGGGTATTGCGGTTCCCGTTATCATAGAGGCACTGCGCACCTTCCCCGGTCTTCCACACAGGCTGGAGCTGATCGAGGACATAGAGGGTGTACCTTTCATCAATGACAGCAAGGCGACCAATGCCGAAGCCACAGCCCGCGCCTTGGCCTGCTACGACCGGGTCCTGTGGATCGCCGGCGGACAGGCAAAAGAAGGGGGCATCCAGGTCCTGCGCCCGCTGTTTCCACGCATTCGCCATGCCTTTCTGATTGGAGAGGCGCAAGACCTGTTTGCACAGGAGCTGGGGCAAGATGTGCCTTGGACCAAGTGCTCTGACCTGCAGAACGCGGTTGAACGTGCAGACGAAATTGCAGACCACGGCGATGTGGTCCTACTCTCCCCGGCCTGCGCATCCTTTGACCAGTTCCGGAACTTCGAGCACCGGGGCGAAGTCTTCCGCCGGATTGTTCAAGAACTGGCCGAAGAAGAGTCCGAGGACGTACCCGAAGGAGAAGAGGCAACATGA
- a CDS encoding FtsW/RodA/SpoVE family cell cycle protein — MTLLQFTRTDTSIIGRWWWTVDRVLLTVTLLLVIIGAILLMAAGPAAAGRIHAEPFHFVRRQFIFLPLAVGLMFAVSLLSPRWIRRVALAGFLASVTLMIVAPFSGVEIKGATRWIHLGGLSIQPSEFLKPTFAIVAGWMFAEGRTSEAFPGFRVASALFLVVVGLLLIQPDFGQAMVVTAMWSTQFFLAGLSLFWVFLLVAVSLGGAAGAYLIFPHVQSRVDRFLNPDGGDTYQIEKALQAFRNGGIFGRGPGEGRVKEQLPDSHTDFIFAVAGEEFGVLLCLLIVGLFAVLVLRAMSRTLQGNSLFVLISVGGLAVQFGLQAIINMASSLHMMPTKGMTMPFVSYGGSSMLGLALGMGMVLALTRRHLALGPGGTLP, encoded by the coding sequence ATGACCCTTCTTCAGTTCACCCGTACCGACACATCGATTATCGGCCGTTGGTGGTGGACCGTGGACAGGGTTTTGTTAACGGTTACGCTGCTGCTGGTCATCATCGGGGCTATCCTGCTGATGGCGGCCGGACCGGCTGCTGCGGGGCGCATCCATGCCGAACCGTTCCACTTTGTCCGGCGCCAGTTTATATTCCTTCCCTTGGCCGTAGGCCTTATGTTTGCGGTGTCGCTGCTTTCGCCACGCTGGATCCGTCGTGTGGCCTTGGCGGGCTTTCTGGCATCGGTGACCCTGATGATTGTAGCGCCATTCAGCGGGGTAGAAATCAAGGGCGCAACACGCTGGATCCATCTGGGTGGCCTGTCGATCCAGCCGTCCGAGTTTCTCAAGCCAACTTTTGCCATCGTTGCCGGGTGGATGTTTGCCGAAGGCCGAACATCCGAAGCGTTTCCCGGGTTCCGGGTTGCCAGTGCCCTGTTCCTTGTTGTTGTCGGCCTGCTGCTGATCCAGCCTGATTTCGGGCAGGCAATGGTTGTCACCGCCATGTGGAGCACACAGTTCTTCTTGGCCGGTCTATCCTTGTTCTGGGTTTTCCTGCTGGTTGCTGTCAGTCTTGGCGGGGCGGCAGGGGCCTATTTGATCTTCCCGCACGTGCAAAGCCGCGTTGACCGGTTCCTGAATCCGGACGGCGGAGATACCTACCAGATCGAAAAAGCACTTCAGGCATTTCGCAACGGCGGTATTTTTGGCCGTGGCCCCGGGGAAGGACGGGTCAAGGAGCAGCTTCCGGATTCCCATACTGACTTTATCTTTGCCGTTGCCGGGGAGGAATTCGGGGTTCTGTTGTGCCTGTTGATCGTGGGGCTGTTCGCGGTTCTTGTCCTGCGGGCCATGAGCCGAACCCTGCAGGGCAACAGCCTCTTTGTCCTGATCTCTGTTGGCGGACTGGCCGTTCAGTTTGGGCTTCAGGCCATCATCAACATGGCTTCCAGCCTGCATATGATGCCAACAAAAGGGATGACCATGCCTTTTGTGTCCTACGGGGGGTCTTCCATGCTGGGATTGGCCCTGGGGATGGGGATGGTCTTGGCACTCACCCGGCGTCATCTTGCGCTTGGCCCGGGGGGAACACTCCCATGA
- a CDS encoding D-alanine--D-alanine ligase: MTRLRANRRHRKVTVLMGGFSAEREVSLSSGAAAVRALESVGYAVQAVDVSRNVGALLHHLEQTSPDVVFNALHGRYGEDGCIQGMLNVLGVPYTHSGLMASALAMDKPMAKKLCASAGIAVAREKIVTREDLIAGDPIPVPYVVKPHNEGSSVGVAIITDTKSPRPFATHWPYGERVMAEEFIPGRELTTAVMGHHALGVTEITTSHSFYDYDAKYAAGGSAHTLPANLPADIYAEVQRLAVVAHHVLGCRGVSRADFRYDGKRLVILEVNTQPGMTPTSLVPEQAALSGISFPDLCTWMVENAQCDT, translated from the coding sequence ATGACACGGCTGCGCGCAAACCGGCGCCACAGGAAGGTGACTGTCCTGATGGGGGGGTTCTCCGCAGAGCGGGAGGTTTCTCTCAGCTCGGGAGCTGCCGCTGTCAGGGCCTTGGAAAGTGTTGGTTATGCCGTGCAGGCGGTGGATGTCTCACGCAATGTCGGGGCCTTGCTGCATCATCTGGAACAAACCAGCCCGGATGTTGTGTTCAATGCCCTGCATGGGCGTTACGGAGAGGATGGCTGCATCCAGGGCATGCTGAATGTTCTTGGCGTCCCCTACACCCACTCGGGTCTGATGGCCAGTGCTCTGGCTATGGACAAGCCAATGGCAAAGAAATTGTGTGCCAGTGCCGGCATCGCCGTCGCACGGGAAAAGATTGTCACGCGGGAGGACTTGATCGCGGGTGACCCCATTCCGGTGCCCTATGTTGTCAAACCACACAACGAAGGCTCATCGGTCGGTGTCGCAATCATCACCGACACAAAAAGCCCACGGCCTTTTGCCACCCACTGGCCCTATGGCGAACGCGTCATGGCAGAAGAGTTCATCCCCGGGCGTGAACTGACAACAGCCGTGATGGGGCACCATGCCCTGGGAGTGACCGAAATCACAACCAGCCACAGCTTCTATGACTACGATGCCAAGTACGCGGCCGGTGGGTCTGCGCATACCTTGCCCGCCAACCTACCTGCCGATATATACGCCGAAGTGCAGCGTCTTGCTGTCGTGGCCCATCATGTCCTGGGATGCCGGGGCGTATCGCGCGCGGATTTCAGGTATGATGGAAAACGGCTGGTGATTCTGGAGGTCAATACCCAACCCGGTATGACACCCACATCACTGGTGCCAGAGCAGGCTGCCCTGTCCGGGATTTCGTTTCCCGACCTTTGCACCTGGATGGTGGAGAATGCGCAATGCGACACATGA